From one Shewanella sp. GD04112 genomic stretch:
- the fliP gene encoding flagellar type III secretion system pore protein FliP (The bacterial flagellar biogenesis protein FliP forms a type III secretion system (T3SS)-type pore required for flagellar assembly.), translated as MMKYILSLIGVSTLLFAASVGAADGVLPAVTVKTAADGSTEYSVTMQILLLMTSLSFIPAMVIMLTSFTRIIVVLSILRQAIGLQQTPSNQVLIGMSLFMTFFIMAPVFDKIYDQGVKPYIDEQLTLQQAFDKGKEPLRAFMLGQVRTTDLKTFIDISGYQNINSPEEAPMSVLVPAFITSELKTAFQIGFMLFVPFLVLDLVVASILMAMGMMMLSPMIVSLPFKIMLFVLVDGWGLVMGTLANSFG; from the coding sequence ATGATGAAGTACATACTCAGCTTGATTGGGGTTAGTACCCTGTTGTTTGCCGCATCGGTGGGCGCGGCCGATGGTGTATTGCCGGCGGTCACCGTAAAAACCGCTGCCGATGGTTCGACCGAATATTCGGTGACCATGCAGATCCTATTACTAATGACTTCGCTGAGCTTTATTCCTGCGATGGTCATTATGTTGACTTCCTTTACCCGCATCATAGTGGTTCTCTCGATTTTGCGCCAAGCTATTGGTTTACAACAGACACCTTCTAACCAAGTCTTGATTGGTATGAGCCTGTTTATGACCTTTTTCATTATGGCGCCAGTGTTCGACAAAATTTATGACCAAGGGGTAAAACCCTATATCGATGAGCAGCTCACGCTGCAACAGGCCTTCGATAAGGGCAAAGAGCCATTACGAGCATTTATGTTAGGGCAGGTGCGTACCACAGATCTGAAAACCTTTATCGATATCTCGGGGTATCAAAACATTAATTCCCCAGAAGAAGCGCCAATGAGCGTGTTGGTGCCAGCTTTTATTACCAGCGAACTGAAAACCGCCTTTCAAATTGGGTTTATGTTGTTTGTGCCATTTTTAGTGCTCGACCTTGTGGTTGCCAGTATCTTGATGGCCATGGGTATGATGATGCTCTCGCCGATGATTGTTTCTTTACCCTTTAAGATCATGTTGTTTGTGCTTGTTGATGGCTGGGGCCTAGTGATGGGCACTTTAGCCAATAGCTTTGGTTAG
- a CDS encoding MinD/ParA family protein — protein MTLDQASGLRMMNQPYNEKVKVIAVTGGKGGVGKTSVSINTAVALAEKGKRVLVLDADLGLANVDVMLGIRAERNLSHVLSGDAELDDIIVRGPKGIGIVPATSGTQGMVELSPAQHAGLIRAFSEMRTQFDILIVDTAAGISDMVLSFSRASQDVLVVVCDEPTSITDAYALIKILSREHGVFRFKIVANMVRSLREGMELFAKLSKVTDRFLDVALELVATIPFDENLRKSVRKQKLVVEAYPKSPAAIAYHGLANKIMSWPVPQQPGGHLEFFVERLVQRPDFQEEKTSE, from the coding sequence ATGACCCTGGATCAAGCAAGTGGTTTACGTATGATGAATCAACCCTATAACGAAAAAGTGAAAGTAATCGCGGTTACGGGTGGTAAAGGTGGCGTGGGTAAAACCAGCGTGTCTATCAATACCGCAGTAGCATTAGCCGAAAAGGGCAAGCGTGTCTTAGTGCTTGATGCCGACCTAGGCTTAGCAAACGTCGATGTCATGTTAGGGATCCGTGCTGAACGTAACCTTTCCCATGTACTCTCTGGCGATGCTGAGCTGGATGATATTATCGTCCGTGGTCCTAAGGGCATAGGCATTGTCCCTGCGACCTCAGGAACTCAAGGCATGGTAGAGTTGAGCCCTGCGCAACATGCGGGCTTAATTCGTGCTTTTAGTGAGATGCGCACCCAGTTTGATATCCTCATCGTGGATACTGCCGCGGGGATTTCTGACATGGTACTCAGTTTCTCCCGTGCGTCACAGGATGTGTTGGTGGTTGTTTGTGACGAGCCAACTTCTATCACTGACGCCTATGCGTTAATCAAAATTCTCAGCCGCGAACACGGCGTTTTCCGCTTTAAAATTGTTGCTAATATGGTGCGCAGTTTGCGCGAAGGTATGGAATTGTTTGCTAAACTCAGTAAAGTGACCGACAGATTCTTGGACGTGGCACTCGAACTGGTTGCGACCATTCCGTTTGATGAAAACCTTCGCAAATCAGTGCGTAAACAAAAGTTAGTGGTTGAGGCTTATCCTAAGTCTCCAGCTGCGATTGCGTACCATGGCCTAGCGAATAAAATCATGAGCTGGCCAGTACCACAGCAACCTGGTGGGCATTTGGAGTTTTTCGTTGAGCGTTTAGTTCAGCGACCAGATTTTCAAGAGGAAAAAACGAGTGAATAA
- the flhA gene encoding flagellar biosynthesis protein FlhA gives MDVKASLGQVKQLKLSSFKGIGTPMLVLAALAMIVLPIPPFLLDVLFSFNIALALIVLLVAIYTDRPLDFAAFPTVLLVATLLRLALNVASTRVVLLEGHNGGDAAGKVIEAFGSVVIGGNYAVGLVVFIILIIINFAVVTKGAGRIAEVSARFTLDAMPGKQMAIDADLNAGIINQDQARTRRAEVTREADFYGAMDGASKFVKGDAIAGIMILVINILGGFIIGIVQHGLTFSQAVEIYTLLTIGDGLVAQIPGLLLSIAAALMVTRQNESGDMGQMLISQMFDSHKSLSIAAGVLFVMGIVPGMPHMAFLSFAVITAGAAYFIFKRNEAKRTKALEQVKTGPTERAEREPKELSWDDVHHVDTIGLEVGYRLIPLVDKGQGGELLSRIKGVRKKLSQELGFLVPAVHIRDNLDLSPNAYRISLMGVVVGEADIRHDCELAINPGQVYGKLDGIETRDPAFGLEAVWIAPELREHAQTLGYTVVDAATVVATHISQILTNNAAKLLGYEEVQQLMDMLAKHSPKLVDGFIPDVMPLGNVVKVMQNLLNEGVSVRDLRTIVQTLLEYGTKSNDTEVLTAAVRIALKRMIVQEISGPELEIPVITLAPELEQMLHQSMQATGGDGPNIEPGLAERMQQSLADAAQKQEMVGQPAILLTSGMLRATLSRFVKYTIPNLRVISYQEIPDEKQIRIVSAVGQ, from the coding sequence ATGGATGTTAAAGCCTCCCTAGGCCAAGTAAAACAGTTGAAACTGAGCTCTTTCAAGGGCATAGGTACGCCAATGCTAGTGCTTGCGGCATTGGCTATGATTGTATTGCCTATCCCGCCGTTTCTACTCGACGTTTTATTTTCTTTTAACATTGCCTTGGCTTTGATTGTTCTTCTTGTCGCGATTTATACCGACAGACCCTTAGACTTTGCTGCTTTTCCAACTGTTTTATTAGTCGCGACATTGCTGCGACTCGCGCTTAACGTGGCATCGACCCGTGTGGTATTACTCGAAGGTCACAATGGTGGTGACGCCGCCGGTAAGGTGATTGAGGCCTTCGGCTCCGTGGTGATTGGCGGTAACTATGCCGTGGGCCTAGTTGTATTTATCATCTTGATTATTATCAACTTTGCCGTTGTAACTAAAGGTGCTGGCCGTATTGCCGAGGTGAGTGCTCGCTTTACCTTAGATGCGATGCCGGGCAAGCAAATGGCCATCGATGCCGACTTGAACGCAGGTATTATTAATCAAGATCAAGCCAGAACCAGACGCGCCGAGGTGACCCGCGAAGCGGACTTCTATGGCGCAATGGACGGTGCATCTAAGTTTGTGAAGGGTGATGCGATTGCCGGTATCATGATCTTAGTTATCAACATTCTCGGTGGGTTTATTATCGGGATTGTGCAGCACGGTTTGACATTCTCCCAAGCCGTTGAAATTTATACCCTGTTAACCATTGGTGACGGTCTCGTCGCGCAAATTCCTGGTCTATTACTGTCAATCGCTGCGGCGTTGATGGTGACCCGTCAAAATGAATCTGGCGATATGGGCCAGATGCTGATCAGTCAGATGTTTGACAGTCACAAGTCGCTCAGTATTGCGGCTGGCGTACTCTTTGTCATGGGGATTGTGCCTGGCATGCCACATATGGCGTTTTTAAGCTTTGCCGTGATCACAGCTGGAGCCGCTTACTTTATCTTCAAACGTAATGAAGCCAAACGTACTAAAGCCCTTGAGCAAGTCAAAACGGGCCCAACGGAAAGAGCCGAAAGAGAACCTAAAGAACTTAGCTGGGACGATGTACACCATGTTGACACTATTGGTCTGGAAGTAGGTTACCGTTTGATCCCATTAGTCGATAAGGGACAAGGTGGGGAATTACTGAGCCGGATCAAAGGGGTACGTAAAAAACTTTCTCAAGAGCTGGGCTTCTTGGTGCCTGCGGTACATATTCGTGACAACCTCGATTTATCACCCAATGCCTACCGCATCTCGTTAATGGGCGTGGTGGTTGGAGAGGCGGATATTCGCCATGACTGCGAACTTGCCATCAACCCTGGCCAAGTTTATGGCAAGCTCGATGGTATCGAAACACGTGATCCAGCCTTTGGTCTCGAAGCCGTGTGGATTGCCCCTGAGCTGCGTGAACATGCACAAACCTTAGGTTATACCGTGGTGGATGCCGCGACAGTGGTGGCAACCCATATTAGCCAAATATTGACGAATAATGCGGCGAAACTCTTAGGCTACGAAGAAGTGCAACAACTGATGGATATGCTTGCTAAGCATTCGCCTAAGCTGGTGGATGGCTTTATTCCTGATGTGATGCCGCTCGGAAATGTCGTAAAAGTGATGCAAAACCTATTAAATGAAGGAGTTTCTGTCAGAGACTTGCGTACCATAGTGCAAACTTTGTTAGAATACGGCACTAAGAGTAACGATACTGAAGTGTTAACGGCGGCAGTGCGTATCGCATTGAAGCGCATGATAGTTCAAGAGATCTCGGGTCCTGAACTTGAAATACCTGTCATAACTTTGGCGCCAGAGTTGGAACAGATGTTGCATCAGTCAATGCAAGCAACCGGTGGCGATGGCCCAAATATCGAACCAGGTCTTGCAGAGCGTATGCAGCAATCCTTAGCGGATGCCGCTCAAAAGCAAGAAATGGTTGGTCAGCCCGCTATTTTGCTAACGTCAGGTATGTTACGTGCGACACTGTCTCGCTTTGTTAAATATACTATTCCTAATCTCAGAGTGATTTCTTACCAAGAAATCCCCGATGAAAAGCAAATACGCATAGTGTCTGCCGTCGGCCAGTAG
- the fliQ gene encoding flagellar biosynthesis protein FliQ gives MTPEALIDIFREALAVIVMMVSAIVLPGLGIGLIVAVFQAATSINEQTLSFLPRLIVTLLALMVMGHWLVQTLMDFFIEMVNRIPQVVG, from the coding sequence ATGACGCCAGAAGCCCTAATCGATATTTTCCGTGAGGCCTTAGCTGTGATTGTCATGATGGTTTCGGCCATCGTGCTGCCGGGCTTGGGTATTGGCCTCATTGTGGCGGTGTTCCAAGCCGCGACCTCAATTAACGAACAGACTTTAAGCTTTTTGCCTCGACTGATAGTGACCTTACTAGCCTTGATGGTTATGGGACACTGGTTAGTGCAAACCCTCATGGATTTCTTTATCGAAATGGTTAACCGCATTCCCCAAGTGGTGGGCTAA
- the flhB gene encoding flagellar biosynthesis protein FlhB, producing the protein MAEESSGERSEEPTGRRLEQAREKGQVARSKELGTATVLLSAATGLYMLGPGIAKALSNVFERVFTMDRAAIFDTNQMFNVWGVVGSEIGWPLLKIMLLIVVVAFIGNVSLGGMNFSTQAMMPKASKMSPIAGFKRMFGVQALVELTKGIAKFSVVAIAAYLLLSHYFNDILLLSADHLPGNVHHALDLLVWMFILLCSSVLVIVVIDVPFQIWNHNKQLKMTKQEVKDEYKDTEGKPEVKGRVRQMQRELAQRRMMAEVPNADVIVVNPEHYAVAIKYDVKRSAAPFVIAKGVDEVAFKIREVARAHNIAIVSAPPLARAIYHTTKLEQQIPEGLFTAVAQVLAYVFQLRQYQKGRGRKPIPIPANQPIPDELKH; encoded by the coding sequence ATGGCTGAAGAAAGTAGCGGCGAACGCAGCGAGGAACCCACCGGGAGGCGCCTCGAACAGGCGCGAGAAAAAGGGCAGGTAGCCCGTTCAAAAGAGTTAGGTACTGCGACCGTGTTGCTTTCGGCTGCGACAGGCTTGTATATGCTCGGGCCTGGGATTGCGAAGGCGCTGTCCAATGTGTTTGAGCGCGTTTTTACCATGGATCGCGCTGCGATTTTCGATACGAACCAGATGTTTAATGTATGGGGCGTCGTGGGAAGCGAGATTGGCTGGCCGTTACTCAAGATTATGTTACTGATTGTCGTGGTGGCATTTATCGGTAACGTATCCCTTGGCGGGATGAACTTCTCCACCCAAGCCATGATGCCTAAGGCCAGCAAAATGAGCCCGATTGCGGGCTTTAAACGGATGTTTGGTGTGCAGGCCTTGGTTGAATTAACCAAAGGGATTGCTAAGTTTTCTGTGGTAGCCATCGCGGCTTATTTACTACTCAGTCATTATTTTAACGATATTTTACTCCTGTCAGCCGATCATCTCCCCGGTAACGTCCATCATGCGCTGGATTTGTTAGTGTGGATGTTTATTCTGCTTTGCTCCTCCGTCTTAGTCATCGTGGTGATCGATGTGCCATTTCAGATCTGGAATCACAACAAACAGCTGAAAATGACTAAGCAGGAAGTGAAAGACGAGTATAAAGATACCGAAGGTAAACCTGAGGTCAAAGGGCGAGTACGCCAAATGCAGCGTGAGTTAGCGCAGCGACGCATGATGGCCGAAGTTCCCAATGCGGATGTGATTGTGGTGAACCCTGAGCATTATGCGGTGGCCATTAAATACGATGTGAAGCGCTCTGCAGCGCCTTTTGTTATCGCTAAAGGTGTGGATGAAGTCGCGTTTAAAATCCGCGAAGTGGCAAGGGCACATAACATTGCGATTGTCTCTGCACCACCGCTGGCGCGGGCAATTTATCACACCACTAAGCTTGAGCAGCAGATCCCTGAGGGCCTATTTACCGCGGTGGCACAGGTTCTGGCTTATGTGTTCCAGTTACGCCAGTACCAAAAAGGTCGTGGCCGTAAACCTATTCCAATCCCTGCTAATCAACCCATCCCTGACGAGCTGAAACACTAG
- the fliR gene encoding flagellar biosynthetic protein FliR, whose product MELLLDTLMQTIASYMWPLFRVTSMLMVMVVFGATTTPTRVRLLLAVAITLAIAPVLPPVKDAELFSLSAVFITAQQIIIGVAMGFVTQMVMQTFVLTGQIIGMQTSLGFASMVDPGSGQQTPVIGNFFLLLATLIFLAVDGHLLMIRMLVASFETLPISNQGLSLTSYRALAEWGSYMFGAALTMSLSAIIALLLVNLSFGVMTRAAPQLNIFSIGFPITMIGGLLILWLTLTPVMAHFEEVWASAQLLLCDILGLQCQADGIL is encoded by the coding sequence ATGGAGCTGCTGCTCGACACCTTAATGCAAACCATCGCTTCTTACATGTGGCCATTGTTTCGCGTGACCAGCATGTTGATGGTCATGGTGGTGTTTGGTGCTACGACAACCCCGACTCGAGTTCGTTTACTCTTAGCGGTGGCTATCACTCTGGCCATTGCGCCAGTATTACCGCCCGTTAAGGATGCGGAGCTCTTTTCCTTAAGCGCTGTTTTTATTACCGCTCAGCAAATTATTATTGGCGTCGCCATGGGCTTTGTGACTCAAATGGTGATGCAAACCTTTGTGTTAACGGGCCAGATCATCGGTATGCAAACCAGCTTAGGTTTTGCCTCTATGGTCGATCCGGGTTCTGGCCAACAAACGCCAGTGATAGGCAACTTCTTTTTGTTGCTCGCGACGTTGATTTTTCTCGCCGTCGATGGACACCTGTTGATGATCCGAATGTTAGTCGCCAGTTTTGAGACCTTACCGATTTCGAATCAAGGGTTAAGTTTGACGAGTTATCGCGCGCTAGCGGAATGGGGCTCCTATATGTTTGGCGCGGCATTGACCATGTCGCTCTCGGCGATTATTGCCTTGCTACTGGTTAACTTATCCTTTGGGGTAATGACTCGCGCCGCGCCGCAGCTGAACATTTTCTCGATAGGTTTCCCAATCACTATGATTGGTGGACTGCTCATTTTGTGGTTAACCTTGACCCCCGTAATGGCCCATTTCGAAGAGGTTTGGGCGTCGGCACAGCTTTTGCTTTGTGATATTTTAGGGCTTCAGTGTCAAGCCGACGGCATACTTTAA
- the flhF gene encoding flagellar biosynthesis protein FlhF, with protein sequence MKIKRFFAKDMRAALAQVKDTLGSDAVIMSNKKVNGGIEIVAAVDYDEPKAKAPAAAPTFMDVSDDLVSLGAKAPIRAETKLKPSAPADSLQALLEKQQSRLNQQLTHQQQDAELPAWAQGLQAPAAPKAERRDMGQAFDKKPQVSQKQNADIEAMRDELASLRNLLTHQVSALMTEHKKRIDPVGAMLESKLLEAEFSPAVANKLAALSQHYTPAELVRALPQSLANMLDNQGDDIVKQGGVVALVGPTGVGKTTSLAKLAARFAAHHGADQVALITTDHYRIGAYEQLATYGKIMGCPVKQAHDLAELEQILYQFRNRKLVLIDTAGMGQRDMRLYQQLDNLTANSRIPIRSYLVLSATGQRRVLQDAVNHFKRIPLSGVVLTKLDESVSLAGALSVLIQSGLPLSYVTDGQRVPEDMKVADTLLLAEQALAALENTEQQSLPDTAWSDNMTCAFE encoded by the coding sequence GTGAAGATTAAACGTTTTTTTGCCAAAGACATGCGTGCTGCACTGGCCCAAGTGAAGGACACGCTCGGCTCCGATGCCGTGATTATGTCGAATAAAAAGGTAAATGGCGGCATTGAGATTGTGGCCGCCGTTGACTATGACGAGCCCAAAGCGAAGGCGCCTGCCGCTGCACCGACTTTTATGGATGTGAGTGATGACTTAGTGTCGCTCGGTGCTAAAGCGCCGATTCGCGCTGAAACTAAGTTAAAACCCTCGGCGCCAGCAGACTCTCTCCAAGCATTGCTCGAGAAGCAACAAAGCCGTTTAAACCAACAGCTCACCCATCAACAGCAAGACGCCGAATTGCCTGCGTGGGCACAAGGTCTACAAGCTCCAGCCGCGCCAAAAGCTGAGCGCCGAGATATGGGACAGGCTTTCGATAAGAAGCCGCAGGTTTCACAGAAGCAAAATGCGGATATTGAAGCGATGCGTGATGAGTTAGCATCCTTACGCAATTTGCTTACTCATCAAGTGTCTGCGCTGATGACTGAACACAAAAAACGTATCGACCCTGTGGGTGCGATGCTGGAGTCAAAGTTACTGGAAGCGGAGTTTTCGCCTGCTGTTGCGAACAAGTTAGCGGCGCTTAGTCAACACTATACCCCGGCAGAATTAGTTCGTGCCTTGCCACAAAGTCTAGCTAATATGCTTGATAATCAAGGCGATGATATCGTTAAGCAAGGTGGCGTTGTAGCGCTGGTTGGCCCAACGGGTGTAGGCAAAACCACTTCTTTAGCCAAATTAGCGGCTCGTTTCGCCGCCCATCATGGTGCGGATCAAGTCGCCTTGATCACGACAGATCATTATCGTATTGGCGCCTATGAGCAATTGGCCACCTATGGCAAAATTATGGGATGCCCAGTTAAGCAAGCCCATGATCTTGCTGAGCTAGAGCAAATACTGTATCAGTTCAGAAATCGCAAGCTAGTATTGATAGATACCGCAGGAATGGGCCAACGAGATATGCGGCTTTACCAGCAACTTGATAATTTAACTGCAAATAGCAGAATACCTATCCGCAGTTATCTGGTACTGTCTGCCACAGGACAGCGCCGTGTGCTACAGGATGCTGTAAATCACTTTAAACGCATTCCATTATCTGGTGTTGTACTCACCAAACTCGATGAGTCCGTGTCGTTAGCGGGTGCATTAAGTGTGTTGATCCAAAGTGGGTTGCCATTAAGTTATGTTACGGATGGGCAGCGAGTGCCCGAAGATATGAAAGTTGCCGATACTTTATTGCTCGCAGAGCAGGCGTTAGCGGCCTTAGAAAACACTGAACAACAATCGTTACCAGACACAGCGTGGTCAGATAATATGACCTGTGCATTTGAGTAG